Within Sorangiineae bacterium MSr11367, the genomic segment CGGCTCGCTTGATTCGCCGAAACGCCAACGGGACCCTCCGCGAAATCAGGAAAGGTTCCGTCAGATCGCTCGTGGCTGCGCCATATGCGATTGTCCAAACCGCGCATGACCATATCGGTGGAGCCATCCGATGCGCGCACCCCGACGATTTGCCGCGCCCTGTTGGCCGCGCTGCCCACGGGCTGGCGGAAACCGCTCCAGCCGCCAAGCTGCCATAGCTCCACTTGCTGGTTTGGCGTGCCATCGTTGTGCGTGCCGCTGTACGAGCCGCCGATGGCCATCATGCGTCCGTCGGCAAGAGGTGTGAGCGTCGGGTACCAGCGCTCGACATTCATATTGGCGACCCGCGACCATGTCTGACTGGTGGGATCGAACAAGTTGACATCGACGACACCGCGATCGGCAGCCGATCCCGCGGTGCGGTCATGACCGCCAATGACCATCACTCGGCCGTCGGGCATATGCGCAAAGCCCGCGCAGAAGAGATTCGTATTCGGGTTGGGCACGTTCACGAAGCGGCTGGGTGCACCGAGAGGTTGCGTGGGATCCCAGACCCAGGCATGAGGCGTCTTCGCACCAGCGTCGCCCGTGGGAATGTTGTCGCCGGTTTTCTCGTACCGCGGCCAGAGGAGCACACGCCCCGACGGCAAAAGATCCGTATGCACAGCCACCACGCTCCAATCGGGAACGGACGACCAACTGCCAACGATTTGCGACTCGACAGCATGGGTCGCCGCCGGGCGTGATACGGGTGCGCGGCTCGGCGCAGGCTCGGCATGGGAGATCTCGGCGAGAACGTCTTCGGTGGACGCAAGGCCATAGAGGGTCCGCCGGACGTCACGCGCCAAGTCGACGAAGGCCAGCGTCGGTGAGTGCTCGCGGGGGCTCGGGACGCTCCCCGTGAGCGACCGAGCGATGGCACCAATGTCGCCCATCCTCCCCGTCAGCAATGTCCACTTCGAGCCATTTCGAAATCCCTCGGCCCACTGGTGAAAGCGCTCCGGCGTATCGTATTCCGGGTCGATGCTGAGCAAGACGATCCGCGGCTTGACCGCCCCGGGCAGCCGCTCGATCGCCTCGGTGAGCGCATCGAGCCGCTTGGCCAGCAACGGGCAGCTCTTCTCGCACCGTGTAAAGGTGAACCCCACCAAGACGGGCCCCTCCCGTAGCACCTCGTCGCGAAAATGCACCGCGCGCCCGTGCGCATCGACGACAACGCGGTCAGGGATCCGAGCCGCCGTCCCGACCGCAACCGTCGTATCCGGTTTTTCCTCCTGCGAATCGGCGCGACACCCTGCAAATGCGAGCACGGCTGCAAGGAGGCATTGTATCGGTCGCATCATCGGTGATCTCCTGACTCATAAGCTCTCTCGGCCCCCGCGAATGCCACGTTGCGGTCAAATCATCGCGTGCGGCACAAGCGTGGTACGTTTCGGTCCCTGCGGAGGAAGACCGCGCGCCAGCACGGTGCCCGGCAAGATCGAAGCGCATGAGCAAAGAGGTAAAAAATGCGGCGCATGTCGCATTGACTCACCGCGGAGCCCAACGCCGCGATGATCTGGTCAAGGCCGCGCTGCGCATCATCGTGCGGGAAGGCCCGGGCGCCGTCAGCCTTCGCACTGTCGCCAAAGAAGCGGCGGCGAGTCACGGCCTGGTCGCTTATTACTTCGGCACGCGCAGCGCGCTCATGGTCGCGGCGGTCGAAACCGTGTGCAGCTACATTGCGACGACCTTTGGCGCGATCATTCCCGACTTGGAGGCGGCGGCCCCCGATCCGTCCAAGTTCGCGGCCGTGCTGGTCCGCTACAACATCGACCACGTCGTCAATCACCCCGATATTGGCCTAGCGCTCTACGAGGTCAACCTCGCCGGCATCCGCGATCCGGATTTGCGCCCGGTGCTCCTCAAATGGGGCAAGGTTCACGCGGCGCTGTGCCGCAAAGCCTTCATCGCCCTCGGCTCGAACGAGCCGGAGAAAGACTATGCCTTCGTCCTGAACTCCATCGGCGGTTTGATCCTCGGGCAGTCTGCCCTGCCACGCAGGAAGTTCGAGACGGAAAT encodes:
- a CDS encoding TetR family transcriptional regulator; amino-acid sequence: MSKEVKNAAHVALTHRGAQRRDDLVKAALRIIVREGPGAVSLRTVAKEAAASHGLVAYYFGTRSALMVAAVETVCSYIATTFGAIIPDLEAAAPDPSKFAAVLVRYNIDHVVNHPDIGLALYEVNLAGIRDPDLRPVLLKWGKVHAALCRKAFIALGSNEPEKDYAFVLNSIGGLILGQSALPRRKFETEIFAPAVERLVHSILRVRAPK